One window of Mesorhizobium loti R88b genomic DNA carries:
- a CDS encoding extensin-like domain-containing protein, whose translation MTGKIRAVFFVTARHSKPVMLLAAGLTLAAVSACNTGSVLSLQPAVDVGTQTSAVPQYTGMQKLVPSNPYMTQAAYPRMDEPMSPVEQIPASETDCRQQLKRLDVAYTDMAPIHEGQCGIDYPVKVTAIGSIQMKPAATLTCDMAATFAAWTKNELVPSARWRYFSGVKTIHQGSSYSCRNIAGEGVLSEHGKGNALDVMSIELNNGDDIDVRKPGLFAFRTRGFLNNVRADGCQYFTTVLGPGYNYDHRNHFHFDIKNRKNGYRACR comes from the coding sequence ATGACCGGCAAAATTCGCGCCGTGTTTTTCGTCACCGCGCGCCACTCGAAACCCGTAATGCTGCTGGCCGCCGGCCTGACGCTTGCGGCCGTTTCGGCCTGCAACACCGGTAGCGTGCTGTCGCTGCAGCCGGCCGTCGATGTCGGCACGCAGACCTCGGCCGTGCCGCAATATACGGGCATGCAGAAGCTTGTCCCGTCCAATCCCTACATGACGCAGGCCGCCTATCCGCGTATGGATGAGCCGATGTCGCCGGTCGAGCAGATACCGGCCAGCGAAACCGACTGCCGCCAGCAGTTGAAGCGCCTCGATGTCGCCTACACCGACATGGCGCCGATCCATGAAGGCCAGTGCGGCATCGATTACCCCGTAAAAGTCACGGCCATCGGCAGCATCCAGATGAAACCCGCCGCGACCCTGACCTGCGACATGGCGGCTACCTTCGCTGCCTGGACCAAGAACGAGCTCGTTCCCTCCGCCCGCTGGCGCTACTTCTCCGGCGTCAAGACCATCCACCAGGGCTCGAGCTATTCCTGCCGCAACATCGCCGGCGAAGGTGTTTTGTCCGAGCACGGCAAGGGCAACGCGCTCGACGTCATGAGCATCGAGCTCAACAATGGCGACGATATCGACGTGCGCAAGCCCGGCCTGTTCGCCTTCCGCACGCGAGGCTTCCTCAACAATGTGCGCGCCGATGGCTGCCAGTATTTCACCACCGTGCTCGGCCCCGGTTACAATTACGACCACCGCAACCATTTCCATTTCGACATCAAGAACCGCAAGAACGGCTATCGCGCCTGCCGGTAG
- a CDS encoding hemolysin family protein encodes MLYVEIAIVVVLICVNGLLSMSELAIVSSRPARLKAMIDRGINGAGRALDLGSNPGKFLSSVQIGITLVGVLSGAFSGATLGDRLSVYLASTGMRESVADPLGVGIVVAIITYFSLIVGELVPKQIALRDPERVAARAAPAMTILATVSAPLVFLLDISGRAILWLLGQRGESEEKVTDEEIKMLVAEAEHHGTIESDERRMIAGVMRLGDRAVRAVMTPRTEVDWINLQSDDTAIRKLLMETQHSRLPAGDGGVDVMVGVVQTRDVLAAILAGRTLDPRKHVRAAPIVYDQADALDVLHKLKESDVPMALVHDEYGHFEGIVTPADILEAITGVFRADLDAGDEENAVKREDGSWLLAGYMQADEMAEILGIDLPENRDYETVAGYVLSHMHHLPATGECVDAQGWRFEVVDLDGRRIDKLIATRLPGSQREAVR; translated from the coding sequence ATGCTATACGTTGAAATCGCTATCGTGGTCGTCCTCATCTGCGTGAACGGCCTGTTGTCGATGTCCGAACTCGCTATCGTTTCATCGCGCCCGGCTAGGCTCAAGGCGATGATCGACCGCGGCATCAATGGCGCCGGCCGCGCGCTCGACCTTGGCTCGAATCCCGGCAAGTTCCTGTCCTCGGTGCAGATCGGCATCACGCTGGTCGGTGTGCTGTCCGGCGCCTTCTCCGGCGCCACGCTGGGCGACCGGCTGTCGGTGTACCTGGCCTCGACCGGCATGCGCGAAAGCGTTGCCGACCCGCTCGGCGTCGGCATTGTCGTTGCCATCATCACCTATTTCTCGCTGATCGTCGGCGAACTTGTGCCCAAGCAGATCGCGCTGCGCGATCCCGAACGCGTCGCTGCCCGCGCTGCTCCGGCCATGACCATCCTCGCCACCGTCTCAGCACCCCTGGTGTTCCTGCTCGACATCTCCGGCCGCGCAATATTGTGGCTGCTTGGCCAGCGCGGCGAAAGCGAGGAGAAGGTCACCGACGAGGAGATCAAGATGCTGGTCGCCGAGGCCGAGCATCATGGCACCATCGAATCCGACGAGCGGCGCATGATTGCCGGCGTCATGCGGCTTGGCGACCGCGCCGTGCGCGCGGTGATGACACCGCGCACCGAGGTCGACTGGATCAATCTGCAGTCCGACGACACGGCGATCCGCAAGCTCTTGATGGAAACCCAGCATTCGCGCCTGCCGGCAGGCGACGGCGGTGTCGACGTCATGGTTGGCGTCGTCCAGACGCGCGACGTGCTCGCCGCGATCCTTGCCGGCCGCACGCTCGACCCGCGCAAGCATGTGCGCGCCGCCCCCATCGTCTACGACCAGGCCGACGCGCTTGATGTGCTGCACAAGCTCAAGGAATCCGACGTGCCGATGGCGCTGGTGCATGATGAATACGGCCATTTCGAAGGCATCGTCACCCCGGCCGACATTCTCGAAGCCATCACCGGCGTGTTCCGCGCGGATCTCGATGCCGGCGACGAGGAAAACGCCGTCAAGCGCGAGGACGGCTCATGGCTGCTCGCCGGCTACATGCAGGCCGACGAGATGGCCGAGATCCTGGGCATCGACCTGCCCGAAAACCGCGACTACGAGACCGTCGCCGGCTATGTGCTGTCGCACATGCATCATCTGCCGGCGACCGGCGAATGCGTCGACGCGCAAGGCTGGCGCTTCGAGGTCGTCGACCTCGACGGCCGCCGCATCGACAAGCTGATCGCCACCCGCCTGCCGGGCAGCCAACGCGAAGCGGTGCGCTGA
- a CDS encoding zinc-dependent alcohol dehydrogenase family protein, whose translation MSTQINRSWQMSGFGLSRLSQVTGEIPEAGPHDLLVRTKAVSLNYKDKMIVEGTLIPDLSFPFVPTSDAVGEVVAVGSAVSRFKVGQRVLGQVIADWPDGDAPPVLHKHTLGSSLSGMLSDHVVFGEDAAVLAPPSLSDIEAATLPIAALTAWFAMAEATRPVAGQTVLIQGTGGVSLFALQFAKAFGLRSIVTSSSDEKLERARKLGAWQGINYRTQPAWDEAARALTDGLGVNHVLEMVGGDNARQSLNALAADGRLSIIGLLGSMELSFPILPFMRNRITVQGLSIGHRRSFERMNQAIEALGIKPVIDKVFGFDEVPQALQHLEKGPFGKIVISST comes from the coding sequence ATGAGCACCCAAATCAACAGATCCTGGCAGATGAGCGGTTTCGGCCTGTCCAGGCTGAGCCAGGTGACGGGCGAAATCCCCGAAGCCGGGCCGCACGATCTTCTGGTGCGTACGAAAGCCGTGTCGCTGAACTACAAGGACAAGATGATCGTCGAGGGCACGCTGATCCCCGACCTCAGCTTTCCCTTCGTGCCGACGTCGGACGCGGTGGGCGAGGTGGTGGCTGTCGGCAGCGCGGTCAGCCGCTTCAAGGTCGGGCAGCGTGTGCTTGGCCAGGTGATCGCCGACTGGCCGGATGGCGACGCTCCGCCCGTGCTGCACAAGCATACCCTTGGTTCCTCACTGTCGGGGATGCTTTCAGACCATGTTGTCTTTGGCGAGGATGCCGCTGTGCTGGCGCCGCCATCGCTCAGCGACATCGAGGCGGCGACGCTGCCGATCGCTGCGTTGACGGCCTGGTTTGCGATGGCTGAGGCGACCAGACCGGTGGCGGGCCAGACCGTCCTCATCCAGGGCACTGGCGGCGTGTCGCTGTTTGCGCTGCAGTTCGCCAAGGCATTCGGCTTGCGCTCCATCGTCACCTCGAGCAGTGACGAGAAGCTTGAGCGGGCAAGAAAGCTTGGTGCCTGGCAGGGGATCAACTACCGCACGCAGCCGGCATGGGACGAAGCCGCGCGTGCGCTGACGGACGGGCTGGGCGTCAACCATGTGCTGGAAATGGTCGGCGGCGACAATGCGCGGCAATCGCTCAACGCGCTGGCCGCCGATGGCCGGCTCTCGATCATCGGTCTTCTGGGTTCGATGGAACTCAGTTTCCCGATCCTGCCCTTCATGCGCAACCGCATCACCGTGCAGGGCCTGTCGATCGGCCATCGCCGGTCTTTCGAGCGGATGAACCAGGCGATCGAGGCGCTCGGCATCAAGCCGGTCATCGACAAGGTCTTTGGCTTTGACGAGGTGCCGCAGGCCTTGCAGCATTTGGAGAAGGGGCCGTTCGGCAAGATCGTGATCAGCTCGACCTGA
- a CDS encoding DUF3775 domain-containing protein — MQRRLEKDWDLTIGPDTVRLFILKAKALSAAVNEDYADGAEHEVELDGESHVNHHHDGLAEESSENLTEEELRELINDLNVDEAAELVALAWVGRGDYDASEWADALAAARERASKRTAKYLLGMPLLADWLEEGLEAIGA; from the coding sequence GTGCAGCGACGGCTTGAAAAGGACTGGGACCTTACGATCGGCCCCGACACTGTGCGCCTGTTCATTCTCAAGGCCAAGGCCTTGAGTGCCGCCGTCAACGAGGATTATGCCGACGGCGCCGAGCACGAGGTCGAACTCGACGGCGAGTCCCATGTCAACCATCACCATGACGGTCTCGCCGAGGAGAGCTCGGAAAACCTCACCGAGGAAGAGCTGCGCGAGCTGATCAACGACCTCAATGTCGATGAAGCCGCCGAACTGGTGGCGCTCGCCTGGGTCGGCCGCGGCGACTACGATGCGTCGGAGTGGGCGGATGCGCTGGCCGCGGCGCGCGAACGCGCCAGCAAGCGCACGGCGAAGTACCTGCTTGGCATGCCGCTGCTTGCCGACTGGCTGGAGGAAGGGCTGGAAGCGATCGGCGCGTAA
- a CDS encoding HlyD family type I secretion periplasmic adaptor subunit — translation MAVQSLAWEGSPRTDIRRVASAGYAAIALLVGCFGYWCVSAPLSGAVITQGTISATGGNILIQHPEGGIVQELLVHEGDRVQQAQDLIVLDPTAARAQLNRLTRQSIALRASAARLEAERDGLDRLAPITKAAPAPFQADFEMLVREQQKEFHARLARFRSEQSILAQRLAMHRQSVVGLQSQKQAIQQQVEIVKKELGIKTSLLDKGLTNRTEYSQLLRSEADLVGQAGMLEANIAAANAQIVEAQEQSERQTTQRVEEALTKLEEVRSNLADFEEQIGAAEAVLRRTTIKAPAAGIVVSSTYNSKGSVIAPGEKIMEILPTASGLIVDARLRPKDIDQVRVGQPAKLRLSALNMRLTPEVSATVTQISADRLIDQATHEPYFRARLRIAAELPSGVEPEQLYPGTPVEVFINTGNRTFFEYLARPMLDSFARAFTER, via the coding sequence ATGGCAGTCCAGAGCCTCGCTTGGGAAGGCAGTCCGCGCACCGACATAAGGCGTGTGGCATCCGCCGGATACGCGGCGATAGCACTATTGGTGGGTTGCTTTGGCTATTGGTGCGTCAGCGCGCCCTTGTCGGGAGCGGTGATCACGCAAGGGACGATCTCGGCGACCGGCGGAAACATCCTGATCCAGCATCCCGAGGGCGGCATCGTCCAGGAATTGCTGGTCCATGAAGGCGATCGCGTGCAACAGGCCCAGGATCTGATCGTGCTCGATCCAACGGCCGCGCGGGCACAGCTCAACCGGTTGACAAGACAGTCGATCGCGCTCAGGGCGAGCGCGGCGCGGCTGGAGGCGGAACGCGACGGATTGGACCGGCTGGCGCCAATCACCAAAGCGGCGCCAGCGCCGTTCCAGGCCGATTTCGAGATGTTGGTTCGAGAACAGCAGAAGGAATTCCACGCCAGGCTCGCCCGGTTTCGATCGGAACAATCGATCCTCGCCCAACGTCTAGCCATGCATCGCCAGTCTGTCGTGGGATTGCAGTCCCAGAAACAGGCCATTCAGCAACAAGTCGAAATCGTGAAGAAGGAACTCGGCATCAAGACCAGCCTGCTGGACAAGGGCCTCACCAACCGTACCGAATACTCCCAGCTCTTGCGCAGCGAGGCCGATCTCGTCGGGCAGGCCGGGATGCTGGAAGCCAATATCGCAGCGGCCAACGCCCAGATCGTCGAAGCCCAGGAGCAGAGCGAGCGCCAGACCACGCAACGCGTGGAGGAGGCGCTGACGAAGCTGGAGGAGGTTCGTTCCAACCTGGCCGACTTCGAGGAACAGATCGGGGCGGCGGAGGCGGTGCTGCGGCGAACGACGATCAAGGCGCCGGCGGCGGGCATAGTCGTCTCGTCGACCTACAATTCCAAGGGCAGCGTGATTGCCCCCGGCGAAAAGATCATGGAGATCCTGCCCACGGCATCGGGCCTGATCGTCGATGCAAGGCTGCGGCCAAAAGACATCGACCAGGTCCGTGTCGGCCAGCCGGCGAAACTGCGACTGTCGGCCTTGAACATGCGGCTTACCCCAGAGGTTTCAGCCACCGTGACACAAATTTCCGCGGACCGGCTCATCGACCAGGCCACGCATGAGCCCTATTTCCGCGCCAGGCTCAGGATTGCCGCAGAGTTGCCGTCCGGCGTGGAACCCGAGCAGCTTTATCCCGGAACGCCTGTCGAGGTGTTCATCAACACCGGCAACCGGACATTCTTCGAGTATCTGGCACGGCCGATGCTCGATTCCTTCGCTCGCGCCTTCACGGAGCGGTAG
- the greA gene encoding transcription elongation factor GreA, with amino-acid sequence MNKVPMTGEGFASLKEELRWRQQQERPRIIEAISEARSHGDLSENAEYHAAKEAQSLNEGRVNELEDYIARAEVIDVSKLSGEKVKFGATVVLVDEDTEEKKTYQIVGDQEADVKSGRISISSPIARALIGKEVGDAIEVNAPGGARGYEIVQVQFI; translated from the coding sequence ATGAACAAGGTCCCGATGACAGGCGAGGGGTTCGCGTCATTGAAGGAAGAACTGCGTTGGCGCCAGCAGCAAGAGCGGCCGCGCATCATCGAGGCGATCTCCGAAGCGCGCTCGCATGGCGACCTGTCCGAAAATGCCGAATATCATGCCGCCAAGGAGGCGCAGAGCCTCAATGAGGGCCGCGTCAACGAGCTCGAAGACTATATCGCGCGCGCTGAAGTGATCGATGTCAGCAAGCTCAGCGGTGAAAAGGTCAAGTTCGGCGCCACCGTCGTGCTGGTCGACGAGGATACTGAGGAAAAGAAGACCTACCAGATCGTCGGCGACCAGGAAGCCGATGTGAAATCGGGCCGCATCTCGATCTCCTCACCCATCGCGCGCGCGCTGATCGGCAAGGAAGTCGGCGACGCCATCGAGGTCAATGCGCCCGGCGGTGCACGGGGATATGAGATCGTCCAGGTGCAGTTCATTTAG
- a CDS encoding extensin-like domain-containing protein codes for MPIPTPKPDTAEPEAQPPAVAPQPPPKPADAGDKKMLPDARSADLPADKMPADEVACRERLKALGVEFEEHKAESNPEIGCSIPYPIVIKTLNKSVAIGPATELNCSMAEAAARFTIDVIEPAAKAEFGTEVKSISQASAFVCRPRHGTRKLSEHAFGNALDIGSFTLSDGKKIEISPTPPEKDAKFLNAVRKAACGPFKTVLGPGADADHALHFHLDLEPRKHGGTFCQ; via the coding sequence GTGCCTATCCCGACACCAAAGCCCGACACCGCCGAGCCTGAGGCTCAGCCGCCGGCTGTCGCCCCGCAACCGCCGCCAAAGCCTGCGGATGCCGGCGACAAGAAGATGCTTCCCGACGCGCGCTCTGCCGACCTGCCTGCGGACAAGATGCCCGCCGACGAAGTTGCTTGCCGTGAGCGCCTGAAGGCGCTTGGCGTCGAATTCGAGGAGCACAAGGCGGAAAGCAATCCCGAAATCGGCTGTTCCATCCCATACCCGATCGTGATCAAGACGCTGAACAAGTCGGTCGCTATCGGCCCTGCCACCGAGCTCAATTGCTCGATGGCCGAAGCCGCCGCCCGCTTCACCATCGATGTTATTGAGCCGGCCGCCAAGGCGGAGTTCGGCACAGAGGTGAAATCGATCAGCCAGGCCTCGGCCTTCGTCTGCCGGCCGCGCCACGGCACCAGAAAACTGTCCGAACATGCTTTCGGCAACGCGCTCGATATCGGCAGCTTCACACTCTCCGACGGAAAGAAGATCGAAATCAGCCCGACGCCGCCGGAGAAGGACGCAAAATTCCTCAACGCGGTGCGCAAGGCTGCCTGCGGTCCGTTCAAGACGGTGCTTGGACCGGGTGCCGACGCCGACCACGCGCTGCATTTCCATCTCGATCTCGAACCGCGCAAACATGGCGGGACGTTCTGCCAGTAG
- a CDS encoding LysR family transcriptional regulator — MESTDLQGIVAFVQAVEAGSFTGAGERLHVTKSAIGKSVAQLEQRLGVRLLNRTTRSLSPTSEGECYYEACVRALAEIEAAQSLLASRRQIPSGRLRIDVPLAFGRRCVAPVLFAISRKFPELTVEISFNDRRVDLIEEGIDLAVRMGELDDSLSLAARRIYAQRSAICAAPAYLREHGRPRSVDDLAHHSVIGYGREGVVRPWVIRHGDGHLTTFVPKARLVLGHGEPMLDAALAGCGIAFLPTWLAADSLGNGDLEMVLSDCLVENIVVHAVWPVTRALTPKVRVVVDALVEHFSAPPWDKA; from the coding sequence ATGGAATCGACCGACCTGCAAGGCATCGTCGCATTCGTCCAGGCCGTGGAGGCTGGCAGCTTCACCGGCGCCGGCGAGCGGCTGCATGTGACAAAGTCGGCGATCGGCAAGTCGGTCGCCCAATTGGAGCAGCGGCTCGGCGTTCGCCTGCTCAACCGCACCACCCGCAGCCTCAGTCCGACCAGCGAAGGCGAGTGCTACTATGAGGCCTGCGTCAGGGCGCTGGCCGAGATCGAGGCGGCGCAGTCACTGCTTGCCTCGCGCCGGCAGATCCCGTCCGGCCGCCTGCGCATCGACGTGCCGCTCGCCTTCGGCCGGCGCTGCGTCGCACCCGTCCTGTTTGCGATTTCCAGGAAATTCCCGGAGCTGACGGTGGAAATCTCCTTCAACGACCGCCGCGTCGACCTGATCGAGGAAGGCATCGACCTCGCGGTGCGCATGGGAGAACTGGACGACAGCCTGTCGCTCGCGGCCAGACGCATCTATGCCCAGCGCTCGGCCATCTGTGCGGCTCCCGCCTATCTCAGGGAACACGGCAGGCCGCGATCGGTCGACGATCTCGCCCATCATAGCGTCATCGGTTATGGCCGCGAGGGCGTCGTCCGCCCCTGGGTGATCAGGCATGGCGACGGCCATCTGACGACCTTCGTCCCCAAGGCGAGGCTGGTTCTCGGCCATGGCGAACCGATGCTCGATGCCGCCCTTGCCGGTTGTGGGATCGCCTTCCTGCCGACCTGGCTGGCAGCCGACAGCCTCGGGAATGGCGATCTCGAAATGGTCCTGTCGGACTGTCTCGTGGAAAACATCGTCGTGCATGCCGTGTGGCCAGTGACGCGCGCGCTCACCCCAAAGGTGCGTGTTGTCGTCGACGCTCTCGTCGAACATTTTTCGGCGCCGCCTTGGGACAAGGCCTGA
- a CDS encoding LssY C-terminal domain-containing protein, producing the protein MSQRSIQRRVAIWLATFLAAWLALAYLAAPEFWTFRERGFRDQRFEMVTHTPQGIPGDPINVGLVGTEKEVVHGFAVAGWDTADAVTLRTAIDIGESVLFSRPYPDAPMSRLVFEGRAQDLAFEKPVGDSADRRHHVRFWQTDTVGDDGRPLWLGSASFDRGVGLSHDTGAITHHIAPDIDAERDFLIDDLNAAALLASTSDMGGIGPTRTGRNGGGDPYFTDGKAIIGVLKDLK; encoded by the coding sequence ATGAGCCAACGAAGCATACAGCGCCGTGTAGCAATCTGGCTGGCAACCTTTCTGGCCGCCTGGCTCGCGCTCGCCTATCTCGCTGCACCCGAATTCTGGACATTCCGGGAGCGCGGTTTTCGTGACCAGCGCTTCGAAATGGTGACGCACACGCCGCAAGGCATTCCGGGCGACCCGATCAATGTCGGCCTCGTCGGCACTGAGAAGGAGGTGGTCCATGGCTTCGCCGTCGCCGGCTGGGATACCGCTGACGCCGTCACATTGAGGACAGCCATCGATATCGGCGAAAGTGTCCTGTTTTCCCGCCCCTATCCCGATGCGCCGATGAGCCGCCTGGTGTTCGAAGGCCGCGCCCAGGATCTCGCTTTCGAAAAGCCGGTCGGCGACAGTGCCGACCGGCGCCACCACGTCCGCTTCTGGCAGACCGATACGGTGGGCGACGACGGCCGCCCGCTTTGGCTGGGCTCCGCCAGCTTCGATCGCGGCGTCGGTCTCAGCCACGACACGGGCGCGATCACGCACCACATCGCTCCGGACATCGATGCCGAACGCGACTTCCTGATCGACGACCTGAACGCAGCCGCTCTGCTGGCATCGACCAGCGACATGGGAGGCATCGGCCCCACCAGGACTGGCCGCAACGGCGGCGGCGACCCCTATTTCACCGACGGCAAGGCAATCATCGGCGTGCTGAAGGACCTGAAGTGA
- a CDS encoding type I secretion system permease/ATPase, whose protein sequence is MTGPSDLRPVFLRAIADVGVFSVLINVLLLVIPLYLLQVYDRVLPSSSVETLVYLSGIAVLALAVLGLLDAIRAVYTQRVAATLDRKLGAGTFAISLGAKYASGLSPLRDLASICAFIRSRGVAVLFDLPFAPVFLALLYLIDPVLFWVTVGGAALLLLLVVANQLAIGRNDALSAERSALASQAEQAFARNAETLRAMGMVENAAQVWGRHVAAALTLHDRSASANAIFSGASRALRMMLQLAILGAGAWLVLEGQMTAGMIFASSLVSSRALQPLDQLIGAWRQIADARRAWRRLETALAARPLEARKLILPDPTGAISMQDVFFMAPNAQPGTEPILKRLNFQIGVGEALAIVGPSGAGKSTLARLLVGAARPTGGAVRIDGADLRTWDENQLGKHIGYLAQEVELFPGSIAQNIARFNPDADDASIIEAARRAEAHDLILAQRDGYQTLIGPSDRNLSGGERQRIGLARAFYGAPRILVLDEPNAHLDGAGEAALETVLAAVKAAGVTTIVITHRPSIAASCDRVMLLRSGVIEAFGPSGEVLRQSVASTGAGKGIPRQNPVVTGSFAATLRTHNTRFGS, encoded by the coding sequence ATGACCGGACCGTCCGACCTGCGCCCGGTCTTCCTGCGCGCCATCGCCGATGTCGGCGTCTTCTCGGTGTTGATCAACGTCCTGCTGTTGGTGATCCCGCTCTATCTGCTGCAGGTCTATGACCGCGTGCTGCCGTCCTCCAGCGTCGAGACGCTTGTCTATCTTTCGGGCATCGCGGTTCTCGCGCTCGCGGTTCTCGGGCTGCTGGACGCGATCCGCGCCGTTTACACGCAGCGCGTCGCGGCGACCCTCGACCGGAAGCTGGGTGCCGGCACATTCGCCATTTCGCTTGGCGCAAAATATGCCAGCGGCCTGTCGCCGCTGCGCGACCTCGCCTCGATCTGCGCCTTCATCAGGTCGCGCGGCGTGGCGGTGTTGTTCGATCTGCCCTTCGCCCCTGTCTTTCTCGCCCTGCTGTATCTGATCGATCCGGTGCTGTTTTGGGTGACCGTCGGTGGCGCGGCGCTTCTGCTTCTCCTGGTCGTGGCCAACCAGCTTGCCATCGGCAGGAACGACGCCTTGTCCGCGGAGCGTTCGGCTTTGGCCAGCCAGGCAGAACAGGCCTTTGCCCGCAATGCGGAGACGCTGCGTGCCATGGGCATGGTCGAGAACGCCGCGCAGGTCTGGGGCCGGCACGTCGCGGCAGCGCTCACCCTCCATGACCGCTCCGCGAGTGCCAATGCGATCTTCAGCGGCGCTTCGCGGGCGCTGCGCATGATGCTGCAACTGGCGATCCTCGGCGCCGGCGCATGGCTGGTGCTCGAAGGGCAGATGACGGCAGGCATGATCTTCGCCTCCTCGCTGGTGTCGTCGCGCGCGCTGCAGCCGCTCGACCAGTTGATCGGCGCCTGGCGTCAGATCGCGGACGCCCGGCGAGCGTGGCGCCGGCTTGAGACGGCGCTTGCGGCGCGTCCGCTTGAAGCGCGGAAACTGATCCTGCCCGATCCGACCGGCGCGATTTCCATGCAGGACGTCTTCTTTATGGCGCCGAATGCGCAGCCCGGCACCGAACCCATCCTCAAGCGACTGAACTTCCAGATTGGCGTCGGCGAAGCGTTGGCCATCGTTGGCCCAAGCGGCGCCGGCAAATCCACGCTGGCGCGGTTGCTTGTGGGTGCTGCCCGGCCGACCGGCGGCGCGGTGAGGATCGACGGCGCCGACCTCAGGACCTGGGACGAAAACCAGCTCGGAAAGCATATCGGCTACCTCGCGCAGGAGGTCGAGCTCTTTCCAGGATCGATCGCGCAAAACATCGCCCGCTTCAACCCCGATGCAGATGACGCCTCGATCATCGAGGCAGCCAGGCGGGCTGAGGCGCATGACCTGATCCTGGCGCAGCGGGACGGCTACCAGACATTGATAGGTCCGTCGGACAGAAATTTGTCGGGCGGCGAGCGCCAGAGGATCGGGCTGGCGCGCGCCTTCTACGGCGCTCCCAGGATTCTCGTGCTGGATGAGCCCAACGCCCATCTCGATGGCGCTGGCGAAGCAGCGCTCGAAACGGTGCTTGCCGCCGTGAAAGCGGCCGGCGTCACGACAATCGTCATCACGCACCGCCCTTCGATTGCTGCCTCCTGTGACCGCGTGATGCTTTTGCGCAGCGGCGTGATCGAAGCCTTCGGCCCCAGCGGCGAGGTGTTGCGGCAGTCTGTGGCCAGCACCGGCGCCGGGAAGGGCATTCCCCGGCAGAATCCGGTGGTGACAGGGTCTTTCGCCGCGACGCTTCGCACGCACAACACCCGCTTCGGATCATAG
- a CDS encoding tetratricopeptide repeat protein, translating to MHKRVLIQAAGALLALQFMAVPVFAAGGDSTGTDQTVTQCKKGQVWDKKKKKCVAPQEGMLDDDSIYDAGHALALAGRYDEAIAVLSLAANKQDPRILNYLGYSHRHSGRVTVGLGYYEEALRIDPNYTLVREYLGEAHLQIGDLAGAQQQLTEIEKRTGKGSREYGMLSEQIDHFMRS from the coding sequence ATGCATAAAAGAGTGCTGATCCAGGCGGCGGGCGCGCTTCTCGCCCTGCAGTTCATGGCCGTTCCGGTGTTCGCCGCCGGCGGCGACAGTACCGGTACCGACCAGACGGTCACCCAGTGCAAGAAGGGCCAGGTCTGGGACAAGAAGAAGAAAAAGTGCGTTGCACCGCAGGAAGGCATGCTGGACGACGACAGCATCTATGATGCCGGCCATGCGCTGGCGCTGGCTGGTCGCTATGACGAAGCGATCGCGGTGCTCAGCCTTGCCGCCAACAAGCAGGATCCGCGCATCCTCAACTATCTCGGCTATTCGCACCGCCATTCCGGCCGTGTCACCGTCGGCCTCGGCTATTACGAGGAAGCGTTGCGCATCGACCCGAACTACACGCTGGTGCGGGAATATCTCGGCGAAGCGCATCTCCAGATCGGCGATCTGGCCGGCGCCCAGCAGCAGCTGACGGAAATCGAGAAGCGCACCGGCAAGGGTTCGCGCGAATACGGCATGCTTTCGGAGCAGATCGATCACTTCATGAGGAGCTGA